The stretch of DNA CCGAGCTAGACTACAACCGCGCTGAGCCGATGCCCTGTTTTTGGTGTGGCTCGGGGAATATATTGGTTTTGTGACGGAAACGGATTACAAAATGCCTGAATTTGCCGAGCCAGCGCAACCGTATACAAAAGCATCAACAACCCTGCAGCTAACCCCCTTCAACCCCGCAGGCTACGCTGAATGGAAACAAAATCGTTATCAGACAGAAACCTACACATTAAGCAGGCGAATTGGCATGCCCAAAAACTACACTTACACCGATGCAGGCGTCAACCGGGAACAGCGCCACCAATCCAAAAAAGCCCTCTCAACCCTAAAAGCCACCTACAAACACATCAGCTTTGGCGGCATCATGCATCTACCCTACAGCAACCTCTTCCCCGTCGGAGAAAACTCGTTTTTGGACCTGGAAATCGAGGGCGTAGGCACCAAAGTATTGCTCGCTGAACTCGTGGGTAAACACGACACCATAGGCGTAGACGCAGTCGCCATGGTGGTAAACGACGTAATCCGCAGCGGCGCCAAACCCCTTGCATTGGCAGATAACATTCACGCCGTAGCCAGCGAACCCGCTTTAGTTAACGCTTGGCTTAAAGGCCTAATCGAGGGCGCCGAGCAATCCATGTGCCCCATCGTGAACGGCGAAACCGGCGACGTCGCAGAAATCATCCGGGGCATCAAACCCAACTGTGGTTTTGACATGGTGGCGTCCTGCGTGGGCACTGTGGAGCGAGAGGACATCATAACAGGGCAGGGCATCAAACCCGGCGACCCCATCATCGGGTTGGCGAGCAGTGGTTTGCACAGCAACGGCATCACGATGGCACGCAAAATCCTCTTCAAGCAGTGGGGCGGCAAATACGAAGCCACCGACGTACCTGAGGGCTTGGACCGCGAAGTCGGATTGGAAGCGCTGGAGC from Candidatus Bathyarchaeota archaeon encodes:
- the purM gene encoding phosphoribosylformylglycinamidine cyclo-ligase, which gives rise to MPEFAEPAQPYTKASTTLQLTPFNPAGYAEWKQNRYQTETYTLSRRIGMPKNYTYTDAGVNREQRHQSKKALSTLKATYKHISFGGIMHLPYSNLFPVGENSFLDLEIEGVGTKVLLAELVGKHDTIGVDAVAMVVNDVIRSGAKPLALADNIHAVASEPALVNAWLKGLIEGAEQSMCPIVNGETGDVAEIIRGIKPNCGFDMVASCVGTVEREDIITGQGIKPGDPIIGLASSGLHSNGITMARKILFKQWGGKYEATDVPEGLDREVGLEALEPTKIYVKPLLKLAHEVKIKGAVHITGDAYTKFNNLAGFSPGIGFCFSNFSPPPIFGLLQRIAAELGLTVTDEEMFRTFNMGWGFGIIVDKCDGDKALQALAGDPHRPQVIGEVTDKERIVEIKYQNKHMYLT